The following nucleotide sequence is from Pseudonocardia abyssalis.
CGTCCGGGACGACATGCGGATCTCCCGGGAGGAGATCTTCGGCCCGGTCCTGACCGTGCTGCCCTTCGACGACGAGGCCGAGGTGGTCCGCCGGGCCAACGACAGCGAGTACGGCCTCGCCGCGGGCCTGTGGACCTCGGACGTCACCCGGGCCCACCGGGTCGCCCACCGGCTGCAGGCGGGCACGGTGTGGATCAACCAGTACAACATGCTCGACCCGGCAGCCCCGTTCGGCGGCTACAAGGCCTCGGGCTACGGCCGCGACCTCGGCGAGGAGTCGCTGCTCGGCTTCACCCAGACCAAGTCGGTGTGGGTCAGCCTCGACTGAGGCCGACCCATCCCGGCGCCGCACACCGTTCCACCACAGAAGGAGAAGACACATGGGCGTGTTCACCGACGAGTCCGAGGTCTACACCTACCTCGGCGGCATCTTCGAGCTGGCGACCAAGAAGGACGGGCTGTCCGACAAGCTCGCCGGGTCCGGGGTGGTCCTGCGGATCCACTACACCGATCCCGACGCAACCATCACGGTCGACATGCCGAACAAGGAGGTCGAGACCGGCGCCGGCAGCACCAAGGAGCCCAACGTCGAGCTGTTCATGACCGCCGACACCGGCAACAGGTTCTGGCTCGGCAAGGTCAACCTCTCGGTGGCGATGGCACGCGGCACGGTGCGTGCCAAGGGGCCGGTGCCGAAGCTGCTCAAGCTGATCCCCACGGCCAAGGAGCTCTTCCCGGAGTACGAGAAGATGCTCACCGAAGCCGGCCGTGACGATCTCGTCAACGCCTGACCGCCGCGTGCCCGTCGAGATTGGAGTGCCGCCGTGCTGAGCACGATGCAGAACAGCCCGCTCACCGTCGGATCGGTGCTGCGGCACGCGTCCACCGTGCACGGTGCCCGCGAGACGATCACCGCCGTCGCGCCGGGGTCGACCCGGCGGACCAGCTACGCCGAGCTCGGTGAGCGGGCGGCGCGGCTGGCGAACGCGCTGCGCGGGTTCGGTGTCACCGGCGACCAGCGAGTGGCCACGTTCCAGTGGAGCAACCAGGAGCATCTCGACGGGTACGCGGCCATCCCGTCGATGGGCGCGGTGCTGCACACCCTCAACCTGAGGCTG
It contains:
- a CDS encoding SCP2 sterol-binding domain-containing protein, with product MGVFTDESEVYTYLGGIFELATKKDGLSDKLAGSGVVLRIHYTDPDATITVDMPNKEVETGAGSTKEPNVELFMTADTGNRFWLGKVNLSVAMARGTVRAKGPVPKLLKLIPTAKELFPEYEKMLTEAGRDDLVNA